The Hippoglossus stenolepis isolate QCI-W04-F060 chromosome 11, HSTE1.2, whole genome shotgun sequence genome includes a window with the following:
- the rgs18 gene encoding regulator of G-protein signaling 18: protein METLLFLFPQFNYMAPKEEAYFKMLSPEHLQAPKMKDDSSRQKDKERKSRLSLFLTKSGSHENVSPHKKTNPTASNISPEAALQWSDSFEELLKHSDGVETFGQFLRTEFSEENIQFWLACEEFKTIDSETKLLSKAKCIYTVFIESEAPKEVNIDYSTKVAIKKDMAQPTNSCFEAAQMKVYSLMKKDSYPRFLHSDIYLRLTRQKGPGANMFRRRSRSCVFNERGEATTEPSAWQL, encoded by the exons CATATTTCAAAATGCTTAGTCCAGAACACTTGCAGGCACCAAAGATGAAGGACGATTCGAGCAG acagaaagacaaggaGAGGAAGAGTCGACTAAGCCTTTTTCTCACCAAGTCGGGCTCCCATGAAAACGTCAGTCCCCATAAAAAGACAAATCCGACGGCCAGCAA TATCTCACCAGAGGCAGCTTTGCAGTGGAGCGACTCCTTTGAAGAACTGCTGAAGCACTCGG atGGGGTAGAAACCTTCGGTCAGTTCCTCAGGACAGAGTTCAGTGAGGAGAACATTCAGTTCTGGTTGGCCTGTGAAGAATTCAAGACCATTGATTCTGAGACAAAGCTGCTGTCTAAAGccaaatgtatttatacagtatttattgaATCGGAAGCCCCTAAAGAG GTCAACATTGACTACAGCACCAAGGTGGCCATCAAGAAGGACATGGCACAGCccacaaacagctgttttgaaGCCGCACAGATGAAAGTCTACAGCCTGATGAAAAAGGACTCCTACCCTCGGTTCCTGCACTCTGACATTTATCTGCGTCTCACCAGGCAGAAAGGCCCCGGGGCCAACATGTTTCGCAGAAGGTCACGCTCCTGTGTTTTCAATGAGCGAGGCGAGGCCACGACTGAACCCTCGGCCTGGCAGCTGTAA
- the LOC118117342 gene encoding regulator of G-protein signaling 21-like yields MWKIPRGFSLTGRLCCFPKDPLEDVETWSESVDKVLSCKAGQIALREFLKSEYSEENILFWLACEEYKKTKTVPEMISSANRIYSEFVQTEAPRQINIDCSTRENITKNISKPTLTSFDTAQKLIYSLMARDCYPRFLKSDIYQGLLRRTDSR; encoded by the exons ATGTGGAAAATACCAAGGGGTTTTTCACTCACT GGTAGATTGTGCTGCTTTCCCAAGGATCCGCTGGAGGATGTTGAGACCTGGAGTGAGTCTGTGGACAAAGTCCTCAGTTGTAAAG CCGGACAGATAGCTTTGCGGGAGTTCCTGAAGTCGGAGTACAGCGAGGAGAACATACTGTTTTGGCTCGCCTGTGAGGAGTACAAGAAAACCAAGACAGTCCCAGAGATGATCTCATCTGCAAACAGGATCTACTCAGAGTTTGTCCAAACAGAAGCCCCCCGACAG ATCAACATAGATTGCAGTACCAGAGAAAACATAACGAAGAACATCTCCAAGCCGACCCTGACTTCGTTCGACACGGCGCAGAAGCTCATCTACAGCCTGATGGCCAGGGATTGTTACCCCCGGTTCCTGAAATCTGATATTTATCAAGGACTCCTGAGGAGAACTGATTCAAGGTGA
- the LOC118117873 gene encoding regulator of G-protein signaling 13: MPSVVASPPRELQHLNMDMEDKKRRIIRGRNLNSRLRCRSSKAGSTEGFCFEEMSQWSLSLERLLSSKYGTKIFQAFLKSEFSDENIEFWQVCEDYKKIKSSFRMSSRAKKIFKRYIQAEAPREINIDHKTRELIRWNIKAPTTACFDDAQRIVLGLMERDSYPRFLKSDIYKALMDSTPGTVKM; the protein is encoded by the exons ATGCCAAGTGTAGTCGCATCACCACCACGGGAGCTGCAGCACCTCAACATGGACATGGAGGataagaagaggaggataattag aGGAAGAAACCTGAACTCTCGACTGCGCTGTAGATCGTCTAAAGCTGGCAGCACCGAGGG GTTTTGTTTTGAGGAAATGTCCCAGTGGTCTCTTTCACTCGAGAGACTTCTATCATCCAAAT ATGGCACGAAGATATTCCAGGCCTTCTTGAAGTCCGAGTTCAGTGACGAGAACATTGAGTTTTGGCAGGTGTGTGAGGACTACAAGAAGATCAAGTCGTCCTTCAGGATGTCGTCGAGGGCCAAAAAGATCTTCAAACGCTACATCCAAGCCGAGGCTCCGAGAGAG ATTAACATTGATCACAAGACCCGGGAGCTGATCAGGTGGAACATTAAGGCGCCCACCACAGCGTGCTTCGATGACGCACAGAGGATTGTGCTTGGGCTAATGGAGAGGGACTCTTATCCACGTTTCCTCAAGTCTGACATTTACAAAGCTCTAATGGACTCCACGCCGGGAACAGTGAAGATGTGA
- the LOC118117921 gene encoding regulator of G-protein signaling 21 isoform X1 — MHSETSIYDSHRREGNSNLTMNELSTTSLDPRDTKRIHNAWKSKVQKYFLRSPLSWRKINRQETYEVSHMEESLETLLSQKFGRTAFRDFLKSEFCEENLDFWLACQEFKTCDSPDELTRRAARIYEEFISDESPRQVNIDFYTREIISQNLQQPSPSCFVVAQKKIYGLMENGSFPRFIQSESDTDANREARHRADTSPSLKMLPRQHNV, encoded by the exons ATGCACAGTGAGACATCAATTTATGATTCGCACAGGAGAGAGGGTAATTCAAATCTAACCATGAATGAGCTCTCTACGACTTCTCTGGACCCCCGGGATACAAAGAGAAT ACATAACGCATGGAAATCAAAAGTGCAGAAATATTTCCTCAGGAGTCCATTATCATGGAGGAAAATCAACAG ACAGGAAACATATGAAGTAAGCCATATGGAAGAATCACTCGAGACACTACTTTCACAGAAAT TTGGACGAACAGCATTCCGGGACTTTCTGAAGTCCGAGTTCTGTGAGGAAAACCTGGACTTCTGGCTCGCGTGTCAAGAGTTCAAAACCTGTGACAGTCCAGACGAGCTGACGAGGAGGGCAGCCAGGATTTATGAAGAGTTCATCAGCGACGAGTCCCCCAGACAG GTAAACATAGACTTCTACACACGAGAGATCATCAGCCAGAATCTCCAGCAACCAAGTCCATCGTGTTTTGTCGTGGCACAGAAGAAGATCTACGGCCTGATGGAGAATGGCTCCTTCCCCCGCTTCATCCAGTCGGAGTCTGATACAGATGCAAACAGAGAGGccagacacagagcagacacTTCCCCTTCCCTCAAAATGCTCCCTCGACAACATAATGTATGA
- the LOC118117921 gene encoding regulator of G-protein signaling 21 isoform X2, which translates to MSSLRLLWTPGIQREFFFSRHNAWKSKVQKYFLRSPLSWRKINRQETYEVSHMEESLETLLSQKFGRTAFRDFLKSEFCEENLDFWLACQEFKTCDSPDELTRRAARIYEEFISDESPRQVNIDFYTREIISQNLQQPSPSCFVVAQKKIYGLMENGSFPRFIQSESDTDANREARHRADTSPSLKMLPRQHNV; encoded by the exons ATGAGCTCTCTACGACTTCTCTGGACCCCCGGGATACAAAGAGAAT TTTTCTTCTCTAGACATAACGCATGGAAATCAAAAGTGCAGAAATATTTCCTCAGGAGTCCATTATCATGGAGGAAAATCAACAG ACAGGAAACATATGAAGTAAGCCATATGGAAGAATCACTCGAGACACTACTTTCACAGAAAT TTGGACGAACAGCATTCCGGGACTTTCTGAAGTCCGAGTTCTGTGAGGAAAACCTGGACTTCTGGCTCGCGTGTCAAGAGTTCAAAACCTGTGACAGTCCAGACGAGCTGACGAGGAGGGCAGCCAGGATTTATGAAGAGTTCATCAGCGACGAGTCCCCCAGACAG GTAAACATAGACTTCTACACACGAGAGATCATCAGCCAGAATCTCCAGCAACCAAGTCCATCGTGTTTTGTCGTGGCACAGAAGAAGATCTACGGCCTGATGGAGAATGGCTCCTTCCCCCGCTTCATCCAGTCGGAGTCTGATACAGATGCAAACAGAGAGGccagacacagagcagacacTTCCCCTTCCCTCAAAATGCTCCCTCGACAACATAATGTATGA
- the ro60 gene encoding 60 kDa SS-A/Ro ribonucleoprotein, whose product MEPSESTAAASSSNHNQNSTGGGGCPWEISDKVKLCRFLCYASEGDVYTAREEGRVSMESTETLLSLLEQGRGAEVVEEIKRFAQDGRAVRLDPSFFALALCSQYSELKTRQAAFKAVKEVCRNPAHLFSFIQYKKELKEGMKCGIWGRALRKAVSDWYNEQDAMSLAAAVTKCKQREGWTHQDLLRLSHTKPANEAITLISKYVTKGWKEVQAAYADKENPEEVVKVLSYLEVVEKVKHSCDETEVINLIEEHKLEREQLLTDHLKSKQVWRALLKEMPLQSVLRILGKMTSNTILEPGGSETQAVCDRIQNEAALKKANIHPFSILLASENYKRGQGYQGKTKWTPDSSILKAMDAAFYTSFVNVEPVGKRFVVAVDVSTSLSSIVPGTSISTAVAAAAITMIFARTEVETQVLAYSEGAVVPCTVSADMTLAQATVELVKIPGGSTDCTLPVTWATENGKSVDVFVILTNNPLWAFAASPVESLQKHREKSGTNSKLVMCGLTSIGHALANTDDRGFVSVCGFDLGALSVIRNVAQDLI is encoded by the exons ATGGAGCCATCGGAAAGTACTGCAGCAGCCTCATCGAGCAACCACAACCAGAACTCGACAGGTGGCGGTGGCTGTCCGTGGGAGATCAGCGATAAGGTCAAACTGTGCCGATTCCTCTGCTATGCCTCGGAAGGAGATGTATACACGGCCAGGGAGGAGGGTCGTGTCAGCATGGAGAGCACTGAaaccctcctctccctgctggAGCAGGGCCGGGGTgctgaggtggtggaggagatcAAGAGGTTCGCTCAGGATGGCCGAGCTGTCAGACTCGACCCCTCCTTCTTTGCCTTGGCCTTGTGCTCCCAGTATTCCGAGCTGAAGACGAGGCAGGCAGCGTTTAAAGCTGTAAAGGAAGTTTGTCGGAACCCTGCCcacctgttttctttcattcagtATAAGAAGGAACTGAAAGAGGGCATGAAGTGTGGGATTTGGGGACGCGCCCTGAGGAAAGCAGTGTCCGACTGGTATAACGAGCAGGATGCCATGAGTCTGGCTGCGGCTGTGACCAAGtgtaaacagagagagggatggacgCACCAGGATCTGCTTCGGCTCTCTCACACCAAACCAGCTAATGAAG CAATTACTTTGATCAGCAAATATGTAACGAAAGGATGGAAAGAGGTCCAGGCTGCGTACGCAGACAAAGAGAACCCAGAGGAGGTCGTCAAAGTGCTTTCATATCTTGAAGTGGTGGAGAAGGTCAAGCACAGTTGTGATGAAACAGAGGTCATCAATTTGATAGAGGAACACAAACTGGAGAGGGAGCAGCTCCTGACAGACCACCTGAAGTCCAAACAG GTATGGAGGGCTCTGTTGAAGGAAATGCCTCTCCAGTCAGTGCTAAGGATCTTGGGTAAGATGACATCAAACACAATTCTTGAACCAGGAGGCTCAGAAACACaagctgtgtgtgacagaatcCAGAATGAAGCGGCACTAAAGAAG GCAAACATCCACCCTTTCAGTATACTCTTGGCTTCAGAGAACTACAAAAGAGGCCAAGGCTACCAGGGTAAAACCAAATGGACACCAGACAGCAGCATCCTCAAAGCTATGGACGCTGCCTTTTACACAAGTTTTGTG AATGTGGAGCCTGTGGGGAAACGCTTCGTAGTGGCAGTAGATGTGAGCACGTCACTGAGCAGCATTGTCCCGGGAACGTCGATCAGCACTGCTGTCGCCGCTGCTGCAATTACCATG ATTTTTGCAaggacagaggtggagacaCAAGTGCTGGCCTACTCTGAAGGAGCTGTGGTTCCATGCACTGTGTCTGCTGACATGACTCTGGCACAAGCAACAGTTGAACTGGTGAAG ATCCCAGGTGGAAGCACAGACTGCACTCTTCCTGTCACGTGGGCCACAGAGAACGGAAAATCTGTCGATGTATTTGTCATTCTGACCAACAACCCACTGTGGGCGTTTGCTGCCAGCCCAGTGGAGTCTCTACAAAAGCACAGAGAA AAATCAGGAACTAATTCCAAGTTGGTGATGTGCGGGCTGACTTCTATTGGACACGCCCTCGCAAACACGGATGACAGGGGTTTCGTAAGCGTCTGTGGCTTTGACCTTGGAGCTTTGAGCGTCATTCGTAACGTAGCCCAGGATCTGATCTGA